The following coding sequences lie in one Rutidosis leptorrhynchoides isolate AG116_Rl617_1_P2 chromosome 4, CSIRO_AGI_Rlap_v1, whole genome shotgun sequence genomic window:
- the LOC139844091 gene encoding root allergen protein-like has protein sequence MTTASIQVEVASPYPAETVFKVFNNFHIIAPKVNPQVFKSIETIEGDGGVGTIRLFTFGDGVPFTSGKFKQETIDASNLSISYTFFEGDNLMGILDSINHHVKIVPSADGGCTFKQTVVYNCKGDEKPSAEVLSFEKELYEKTYKAIEEYAVAHPETY, from the exons ATGACTACAGCTAGTATCCAGGTTGAGGTTGCTTCTCCATATCCAGCTGAGACAGTTTTTAAGGTTTTCAATAATTTCCATATCATTGCACCCAAAGTTAATCCTCAAGTTTTCAAATCCATCGAGACAATCGAAGGTGATGGAGGCGTTGGAACAATAAGACTATTCACATTCGGCGATG GTGTCCCGTTTACAAGTGGAAAGTTTAAGCAAGAGACAATTGATGCAAGCAATCTGAGCATTAGCTACACATTTTTTGAAGGTGACAACTTGATGGGCATATTAGACTCAATCAACCATCATGTTAAGATTGTACCTTCTGCTGATGGAGGATGCACATTCAAGCAGACAGTGGTCTATAACTGCAAAGGTGACGAAAAGCCATCTGCCGAAGTTCTTAGCTTTGAAAAAGAACTCTACGAGAAAACCTACAAGGCTATCGAGGAATACGCTGTTGCCCATCCCGAAACCTATTGA
- the LOC139840721 gene encoding uncharacterized protein, translating to MVFWAPAIAAGISNVFLEVFHALCARHLLGNLKSVSKRVKSYEWHYWKMCKAYRKSDFDHHYGILARRIPDSAQSMNALSVHARKLPITMLLEFFRASVQQWFWEHRNSADGLTTPVTPYAERKLGKRNRKSISWTVKSISQVKFEVLDMKKGGKVNLQDKTCTCKQWQFSSIPCGHVMAVARYFVLRNVTTHVQKYFHTETYKSAYMQDINPLDHISEWIDPGHLQTILPPLVTKRQSGRPKSTDRIQSQGEDKDNFKSKRKCSRCLEYGHTRSTCTAHYDLSEGKQKSKCNSKTKAKPKGLVKGKGKGKREDSCSTQFGSTYNLSDD from the exons ATGGTTTTTTG GGCACCTGCAATAGCTGCTGGTATATCAAACGTATTTCTAGAAGTATTTCATGCACTATGTGCTAGACATTTGTTGGGAAACCTCAAAAGTGTGTCTAAAAGGGTTAAAAGTTACGAGTGGCACTACTGGAAAATGTGCAAAGCGTATAGAAAATCTGATTTTGATCACCACTATGGTATACTAGCACGACGTATCCCAGACAGTGCAC AGTCAATGAACGCACTGTCAGTTCATGCGAGGAAACTCCCGATTACAATGCTTCTTGAATTCTTTAGAGCTTCAGTTCAACAATGGTTTTGGGAACACCGAAACTCTGCTGATGGTTTAACAACCCCTGTCACACCATATGCAGAGCGTAAGCTTGGTAAAAGAAATCGTAAGTCTATTAGTTGGACTGTCAAATCGATATCACAAGTTAAGTTTGAGGTATTGGATATGAAAAAAGGCGGTAAAGTCAATCTACAAGATAAAACTTGCACATGTAAACAATGGCAGTTTTCCAGTATACCCTGTGGACATGTAATGGCAGTAGCAAGGTATTTTGTCCTACGTAACGTTACTACACACGTTCAGAAGTATTTCCACACTGAAACGTACAAGTCGGCATACATGCAAGATATTAACCCGCTAGATCATATTTCTGAATGGATAGATCCAGGACACCTACAAACCATCCTACCGCCATTGGTTACAAAGCGACAATCGGGTAGACCGAAGAGTACTGATCGTATACAGTCCCAAGGAGAGGACAAAGACAATTTCAAATCTAAAAGAAAATGCAGTCGTTGCTTGGAATATGGACATACTAGATCAACTTGCACCGCACATTATGATCTTTCTGAAGGTAAACAAAAGTCCAAGTGTAACTCAAAAACAAAGGCAAAGCCGAAGGGGTTGGTAAAGGGCAAGGGTAAAGGAAAACGTGAAGACTCATGCTCAACACAATTTGGCTCCACTTATAATTTGAGTGATGATTAG